Proteins from a single region of Pseudomonas sp. 10S4:
- a CDS encoding putative bifunctional diguanylate cyclase/phosphodiesterase, with protein MDENYRRAVDAAAIFSETDLSGRITYVNEQFCAISGYSRAELIGQNHRLLNSGLHSAEFFATLWRTIALGNVWKGEICNRAKDGSLYWVDSTMVPVLDDATGRVHRYLSIRFDISEKRQLLHSLQWRVGHDVLTGLPNRAFLSDLLDQALEFSRKENIPLAVCMLDLDGFKAVNDGYGHASGDLLLVEVAKRLRAIVRGEDVVARLAGDEFVLVLRYVRDLPELRAALNRVLGTISAPYSLHAKDINVFASIGVTLFPDDNEDAETLLRHADQAMYVAKQRGRNRFHVFDVTRDQEVKATHQTVERVRQALAAGELRLHFQPKVNMRRGEVVGFEALLRWEHPQNGLVLPREFLPLVEETDLIIDIGEWVMDQVLAQLQRWQQAGQGWPISINIAARHFQRADFVERLRLVLARHAQVSPQLLDLEIVESVAVENIQHVSACLQACQALGVQFSLGDFGTGYSSLSYLKRLRTQTIKIDKSFVRDILHDHDDLALTTAVIGLARAFGRQVIAEGLESIEHGQLLLRLGCEVAQGYFIARPMPPAEVPGWVAGFVAPAQWQVLDQVG; from the coding sequence ATGGATGAGAATTACCGCAGGGCCGTGGATGCCGCCGCCATATTTTCCGAGACTGACCTCAGCGGCCGGATCACTTACGTCAATGAGCAGTTCTGCGCGATCTCCGGCTATAGCCGCGCGGAACTGATTGGGCAGAACCATCGCCTGCTCAACTCCGGCCTGCACTCCGCCGAATTCTTCGCCACCCTGTGGCGCACCATCGCCCTGGGCAACGTCTGGAAGGGCGAGATCTGCAATCGCGCCAAGGATGGCAGCCTGTACTGGGTCGACAGCACCATGGTGCCGGTGCTCGATGACGCCACCGGGCGGGTTCACCGCTATTTGTCGATTCGTTTCGATATCAGCGAAAAACGCCAACTGTTGCATTCACTGCAATGGCGGGTCGGGCATGACGTGCTGACGGGCCTGCCCAATCGCGCGTTTCTCTCGGACCTGCTGGATCAGGCGCTGGAGTTCTCCCGCAAGGAAAACATCCCGCTGGCGGTGTGCATGCTTGACCTCGATGGCTTCAAAGCCGTCAACGATGGCTACGGGCATGCCAGTGGCGATTTGTTGCTGGTGGAAGTGGCGAAGCGTTTACGCGCAATCGTGCGGGGCGAAGATGTGGTGGCACGGTTGGCCGGCGATGAGTTCGTGCTGGTGCTGCGTTACGTGCGTGATCTACCGGAGCTGCGCGCGGCGCTGAATCGGGTGCTGGGAACGATTTCGGCGCCGTATTCGCTGCACGCCAAGGACATTAATGTGTTCGCCAGCATTGGCGTGACGCTGTTTCCCGATGACAACGAAGACGCCGAAACCCTGTTGCGTCACGCCGATCAGGCCATGTACGTGGCCAAGCAGCGCGGGCGCAATCGCTTTCACGTGTTCGACGTCACCCGGGACCAGGAAGTCAAAGCCACCCATCAAACGGTCGAGCGTGTGCGCCAGGCCCTGGCCGCCGGCGAGTTGCGCCTGCATTTTCAACCGAAGGTGAACATGCGCCGTGGCGAGGTCGTCGGTTTCGAGGCGTTGTTGCGTTGGGAGCATCCACAAAACGGTTTGGTGCTGCCGCGAGAGTTTTTGCCGCTGGTGGAGGAGACCGATCTGATCATCGACATCGGTGAGTGGGTGATGGATCAGGTCCTGGCGCAATTGCAGCGCTGGCAGCAAGCGGGGCAGGGCTGGCCGATCAGCATCAATATTGCGGCGCGACATTTTCAGCGGGCGGATTTCGTCGAGCGCCTCAGGCTAGTGCTGGCACGGCATGCCCAGGTCTCACCGCAACTGCTGGACCTGGAAATCGTCGAGTCGGTGGCGGTCGAGAACATCCAGCATGTCAGCGCTTGTTTGCAGGCCTGCCAGGCGCTCGGGGTGCAGTTTTCATTGGGGGATTTCGGCACCGGTTACTCGTCCCTGAGCTACCTCAAGCGCTTGCGCACGCAAACCATCAAGATTGATAAATCCTTTGTGCGCGACATTCTTCACGATCATGACGACCTGGCGCTGACCACCGCGGTGATCGGCCTCGCCCGGGCGTTTGGCCGGCAGGTGATCGCCGAGGGGCTGGAGAGTATCGAACACGGTCAGTTGCTGCTGCGGCTGGGCTGCGAGGTTGCGCAAGGCTATTTCATCGCCCGGCCGATGCCGCCCGCCGAGGTGCCGGGCTGGGTTGCCGGGTTTGTTGCGCCGGCGCAGTGGCAGGTGCTGGATCAGGTTGGCTGA
- the ccoS gene encoding cbb3-type cytochrome oxidase assembly protein CcoS yields MPALYVMIPAALLIVAIAVYIFFWAVDSGQYDDLDGPAHSILFDDQDPAHKAAVDEASGHPAKPEDKAPPHA; encoded by the coding sequence ATGCCAGCTCTTTACGTGATGATCCCGGCCGCGCTGCTGATCGTGGCCATCGCCGTCTACATCTTCTTCTGGGCGGTCGACAGCGGTCAGTACGACGACCTCGACGGCCCGGCCCACAGCATTCTGTTCGACGACCAGGACCCGGCTCACAAAGCAGCGGTCGACGAGGCCAGCGGTCATCCGGCCAAACCGGAAGACAAGGCGCCACCCCATGCTTGA
- a CDS encoding NADP-dependent oxidoreductase yields the protein MPQALTLNQRIVLVSRPVGAPKPENFRLERVALPDLADGQVLLKTLYLSLDPYMRGRMSDAPSYAAPVEIDEVMTGGAVSRVERSLNPKFQEGDLVVGSTGWQSHSISDGRNIIPIPSGLPSPSMALGVLGMPGMTAYMGLIDIGQPKAGETLVVAAASGAVGSVVGQVAKIKGLRVVGVAGGADKCRYVVEELGFDACIDHKSPDFANDLALACPKGVDIYYENVGGKVFDAIMPLLNTKARIPLCGLIAGYNAHEAPSGPDRLPQFQRTLLTKRVRMQGFIVFDDYADRQPEFVSAMVPWVREGKVKFREDIVEGLEQAPEAFIGLLEGRNFGKLVVRVAQD from the coding sequence ATGCCACAAGCATTGACCCTCAACCAACGTATCGTCTTGGTGTCCCGTCCGGTGGGCGCGCCGAAGCCGGAGAATTTTCGTCTGGAGCGTGTAGCGCTGCCGGACCTGGCAGACGGCCAGGTTCTACTCAAGACTCTCTACTTGTCCCTCGATCCCTACATGCGCGGTCGCATGAGTGACGCGCCGTCCTACGCTGCGCCTGTAGAAATCGACGAGGTGATGACCGGTGGCGCTGTCAGCCGCGTCGAGCGCTCGCTGAATCCGAAGTTTCAGGAAGGTGATCTAGTGGTCGGATCCACGGGCTGGCAGAGCCACAGCATCAGCGATGGTCGCAACATCATTCCTATTCCATCCGGGCTGCCGAGCCCGTCGATGGCGTTGGGTGTGCTAGGGATGCCGGGCATGACGGCGTACATGGGCCTGATAGACATTGGCCAGCCCAAGGCCGGCGAAACCCTGGTGGTGGCTGCGGCTTCCGGTGCGGTGGGATCGGTGGTTGGCCAGGTGGCGAAGATCAAAGGCCTGCGGGTGGTCGGTGTGGCCGGTGGTGCCGACAAGTGCCGCTACGTGGTCGAGGAGCTGGGTTTCGACGCCTGCATCGATCACAAGAGCCCGGACTTTGCCAATGACCTGGCGCTGGCGTGCCCTAAGGGCGTCGACATCTACTACGAGAACGTCGGTGGCAAGGTCTTCGATGCGATCATGCCGTTGCTCAATACCAAGGCGCGGATTCCGCTCTGTGGCCTGATTGCCGGTTACAACGCCCATGAAGCCCCAAGTGGGCCGGATCGTCTGCCGCAATTTCAGCGAACCCTGCTAACCAAGCGCGTACGCATGCAGGGCTTTATCGTGTTCGATGACTACGCTGATCGACAGCCGGAATTCGTCAGTGCCATGGTGCCGTGGGTGCGTGAGGGCAAGGTGAAGTTCCGCGAGGACATCGTCGAGGGCCTGGAGCAGGCGCCCGAGGCGTTCATCGGTCTGCTGGAAGGGCGCAACTTCGGCAAACTGGTGGTGCGGGTCGCCCAGGACTGA
- a CDS encoding acyl-CoA dehydrogenase family protein — translation MPAFQEYFDPSHQLVRDSVRRFVEREILPDIDQWEEAESFPRELYLKAGAAGILGIGYPEVLGGSHEGDLFAKVAASEELMRCGSGGLVAGLGSLDIGLPPILKWARPEVRDRVVPQVLSGEKISALAITEPSGGSDVANLQTRAVRDGDVYRVSGSKTFITSGIRADFYTVAVRTGAPGFGGISLLLIEKGTPGFTVGRQLKKMGWWASDTAELFFDDCRVPVGNLIGAENMGFACIMGNFQSERLALALMANMTAQLALEESLKWARQREAFGKPIGKFQVLKHRLAEMATALEVSREFTYRQAAKMAAGQSVIKEISMAKNFATDTADRITTDAVQILGGMGYMRESLVERLYRDNRILSIGGGTREVMNEIISKQMGL, via the coding sequence ATGCCTGCCTTTCAGGAATACTTCGATCCCAGCCACCAATTGGTCCGTGACAGCGTCAGGCGTTTCGTCGAGCGCGAGATCCTGCCGGACATTGATCAGTGGGAAGAAGCCGAAAGCTTTCCTCGCGAGCTCTACCTCAAGGCCGGTGCGGCGGGCATTCTCGGTATCGGTTATCCCGAAGTCCTCGGCGGCAGTCATGAAGGTGATCTGTTCGCCAAGGTTGCCGCCAGCGAAGAGTTGATGCGTTGCGGCTCCGGCGGGTTGGTGGCCGGCCTCGGTTCGCTGGACATCGGCCTGCCGCCAATCCTCAAGTGGGCTAGGCCCGAAGTTCGTGATCGGGTGGTGCCGCAAGTGCTATCCGGCGAAAAAATAAGCGCCCTGGCCATCACCGAACCCAGCGGCGGCTCCGATGTAGCCAACCTGCAAACCCGCGCCGTGCGTGACGGTGACGTCTACCGGGTCAGCGGCAGTAAAACTTTTATCACCAGCGGCATTCGTGCGGACTTCTACACCGTGGCGGTGCGCACCGGCGCGCCGGGTTTCGGTGGCATCAGCCTGTTATTGATCGAGAAGGGCACGCCCGGTTTCACCGTCGGCCGGCAGTTGAAGAAAATGGGTTGGTGGGCGTCGGACACCGCCGAGTTGTTCTTCGACGATTGCCGGGTGCCCGTGGGCAATCTGATTGGCGCCGAAAACATGGGCTTTGCCTGCATCATGGGTAACTTCCAGAGCGAACGCCTGGCCCTGGCGTTGATGGCCAACATGACCGCGCAACTTGCGCTCGAAGAAAGCCTGAAATGGGCGCGTCAGCGTGAGGCCTTTGGCAAACCGATCGGCAAATTCCAGGTGCTCAAGCATCGCCTCGCGGAAATGGCCACGGCGCTGGAAGTGTCACGGGAGTTCACCTACCGACAAGCGGCGAAAATGGCGGCGGGGCAGAGCGTGATCAAGGAGATTTCCATGGCCAAGAATTTTGCGACCGACACGGCGGATCGCATTACCACGGATGCGGTGCAGATTCTGGGTGGTATGGGTTATATGCGCGAGAGTCTGGTGGAGCGGTTGTATCGGGATAACCGGATACTGTCGATTGGCGGCGGGACGCGGGAAGTGATGAACGAGATCATCAGCAAGCAGATGGGGCTGTAA
- the hemN gene encoding oxygen-independent coproporphyrinogen III oxidase: protein MLDAIRWDTDLIRRYDLSGPRYTSYPTAVQFNSQVGTFDLFHALRDSRKALRPLSLYVHVPFCANICYYCACNKVITKDRGRALPYLQRLEQEIQLIACHLDPAQKVEQLHFGGGTPTFLSHDELRQLMAQLRKHFNLLDDDSGDYGIEIDPREADWSTMGLLRELGFNRVSIGLQDLDPAVQRAVNRLQSLEETRAVIDAARTLQFRSINIDLIYGLPRQTPENFARTVDEVIALQPDRLSVFNYAHLPERFLPQRRINSNELPTPAQKLEMLQGTIEQLTKAGYRYIGMDHFALPDDELAIAQEESTLQRNFQGYTTHGHCDLIGLGVSAISQIGDLYCQNTSDLNLYQNTLASAQLATNRGLLCNADDRLRRAVIQQLICSFTLDFAGIEQAFNIDFRGYFSELWPQLEAMANDGLIELDSERITVLPAGRLLVRSVCMVFDAYLEQQNRQRFSRVI, encoded by the coding sequence ATGCTCGACGCCATTCGTTGGGACACCGATCTGATTCGCCGTTACGACCTGTCGGGGCCGCGCTACACCTCGTACCCGACCGCCGTTCAATTCAACAGCCAGGTCGGCACCTTCGACCTGTTTCATGCCCTGCGCGACAGCCGTAAAGCGCTGCGCCCGCTGTCGTTGTATGTGCATGTGCCGTTCTGCGCGAACATCTGCTACTACTGCGCCTGCAACAAAGTCATCACCAAGGACCGTGGCCGCGCACTCCCCTACTTGCAGCGCCTGGAGCAGGAGATCCAATTGATCGCCTGTCACCTGGACCCGGCACAGAAAGTCGAGCAATTGCATTTCGGCGGCGGCACCCCGACCTTTCTCAGCCACGACGAACTGCGCCAGTTGATGGCTCAGTTGCGCAAGCATTTCAACTTGCTGGATGACGATTCCGGTGACTACGGCATTGAAATCGATCCACGCGAAGCCGACTGGTCGACCATGGGCCTGCTGCGTGAACTGGGCTTTAATAGGGTCAGCATCGGCCTCCAAGACCTGGACCCGGCGGTGCAACGTGCGGTCAATCGCCTGCAAAGCCTGGAAGAAACCCGTGCCGTGATCGACGCCGCGCGAACCTTGCAGTTTCGCTCGATCAATATCGATCTGATCTACGGTTTGCCGCGCCAGACGCCGGAGAACTTCGCCCGCACCGTTGACGAGGTCATCGCCTTGCAGCCGGACCGGCTCTCGGTGTTCAACTACGCGCACCTGCCGGAACGCTTCCTGCCGCAACGGCGGATCAACAGCAATGAACTGCCGACGCCGGCGCAGAAACTGGAGATGCTCCAGGGCACCATTGAACAACTGACCAAGGCCGGCTATCGCTACATCGGTATGGACCACTTTGCCCTGCCGGATGATGAACTGGCCATCGCCCAGGAAGAATCGACCCTGCAACGCAACTTCCAGGGCTACACCACCCACGGTCACTGCGACTTGATTGGGCTCGGGGTCTCGGCCATCAGCCAGATCGGCGACCTGTACTGCCAGAACACCAGCGATCTGAACCTGTACCAGAACACCCTGGCCTCAGCCCAACTGGCCACCAACCGTGGCCTGTTGTGCAACGCCGACGACCGCTTGCGACGGGCAGTGATTCAGCAACTGATTTGCAGCTTCACATTGGATTTCGCCGGGATCGAACAAGCATTCAACATCGATTTCCGAGGCTACTTCAGCGAACTCTGGCCGCAGCTGGAGGCGATGGCCAATGACGGCTTGATCGAATTGGACAGCGAGCGAATCACAGTACTGCCGGCCGGACGACTGCTGGTGCGCTCGGTATGCATGGTGTTCGATGCCTACCTGGAGCAGCAAAATCGCCAGCGGTTTTCCCGGGTGATTTAG
- a CDS encoding adenine phosphoribosyltransferase: MVFDSFDIKSLIRPVIDFPKPGVIFRDITPLFQSPTALRLVMDSFAHRYVEADFTHIGALDARGFLIGSVLAYQLNKPLVLFRKQGKLPADVLAEGYATEYGEAFLEVHADSLCEGDSVVMFDDLIATGGTLIAAANLIRRMGARVHEAAAIIDLPELGGSQRLEDMGIPTFCLTQFALSDK; the protein is encoded by the coding sequence ATGGTCTTCGACTCCTTCGACATCAAATCCCTGATCCGCCCCGTGATCGACTTCCCCAAGCCCGGCGTGATCTTTCGCGACATCACCCCGCTGTTTCAATCGCCCACGGCCCTGCGCCTGGTGATGGACAGCTTCGCTCACCGTTACGTCGAGGCCGACTTCACCCACATCGGCGCGCTGGATGCCCGCGGCTTCCTGATTGGCTCGGTATTGGCCTACCAGTTGAACAAGCCGCTGGTGCTGTTTCGCAAGCAAGGCAAACTGCCGGCGGACGTGCTGGCCGAGGGTTACGCGACCGAGTACGGCGAAGCGTTCCTGGAAGTGCACGCCGACAGCCTGTGCGAAGGCGATTCGGTAGTGATGTTCGATGACCTGATTGCGACCGGTGGCACCTTGATTGCGGCGGCGAACCTGATTCGACGCATGGGTGCGCGAGTGCATGAAGCGGCGGCGATTATTGATTTGCCGGAGCTGGGTGGCTCGCAGCGGTTGGAAGATATGGGGATTCCGACGTTTTGCCTGACGCAGTTTGCGTTGAGCGATAAGTAA
- a CDS encoding YbaB/EbfC family nucleoid-associated protein, translating to MMKGGMAGLMKQAQQMQEKMAKMQEELANAEVTGKAGGDMVTVVMTGRHDVKRVTIDPSLVEGLSEDDKEMLEAVFAAAVNDAVRKIEANSQDKMGSVTAGMQLPPGMKLPF from the coding sequence ATGATGAAAGGTGGCATGGCCGGCCTGATGAAGCAGGCGCAGCAGATGCAGGAAAAAATGGCCAAGATGCAGGAAGAACTGGCCAACGCCGAAGTCACCGGTAAGGCGGGTGGCGATATGGTCACCGTGGTGATGACCGGTCGTCACGACGTCAAGCGCGTGACCATCGACCCAAGCCTGGTAGAAGGCCTGAGCGAAGACGACAAAGAGATGCTGGAGGCCGTGTTCGCCGCCGCCGTCAACGATGCCGTGCGCAAGATCGAAGCCAACAGCCAGGACAAAATGGGCAGCGTGACCGCTGGCATGCAACTGCCGCCGGGTATGAAACTGCCATTCTGA
- the dnaX gene encoding DNA polymerase III subunit gamma/tau: MSYQVLARKWRPRSFREMVGQTHVLKALINALDSQRLHHAYLFTGTRGVGKTTIARIIAKCLNCETGITSTPCGECSVCREIDEGRFVDLIEIDAASRTKVEDTRELLDNVQYAPSRGRFKVYLIDEVHMLSSHSFNALLKTLEEPPPYVKFILATTDPQKLPATILSRCLQFSLKNMTPERVVEHLTHVLGVEQVPFEDDALWLLGRAADGSMRDAMSLTDQAIAFGEGKVMAADVRAMLGTLDHGQVFDVLHSLIEGDAKALLEAVRHLAEQGPDWNGVLSEILNVLHRVAIAQALPEGVDNGHGDRDRVLALAQALPAEDVQFYYQMGLIGRRDLPLAPDPRGGFEMVLLRMLAFRPADTADAPRQPLKPVGISQATVDSANSVAVAPNVAPVVPAAVAPVVTAPVAAVVEPAPAPEPEPVTPVIVPEPVVETVVVEEVVDLPWNDPVEPEVIQQPAVEPVLETASEQPDLPPMPMPTPDSVVPDAPEWAAAPIPEPSVADVDAATPGIDLDDEPPLDEDYIEPDIDSAYSYLDELASEHTAEPTPEPEPEPAAMPATGLALQWLELFPKLPISGMTGSIAANCTLIAVDGDNWLLHLDPAHSALFNATQQRRLNDALNQFHGRTLTLTMELIKPEQETPAQAASRRRVNRQREAEESIHGDPFIQQMMQQFGAVVRNDTIEPVDALVSQGK, encoded by the coding sequence ATGAGTTATCAGGTTCTTGCACGTAAATGGCGTCCGCGCTCGTTCCGCGAAATGGTCGGCCAGACCCATGTGCTCAAGGCTCTGATCAATGCCTTGGACAGCCAGCGGCTGCACCACGCCTACCTGTTTACCGGGACGCGCGGTGTCGGCAAGACCACCATCGCACGAATCATTGCCAAATGCCTGAACTGTGAAACCGGCATCACGTCGACGCCTTGCGGCGAGTGCTCGGTGTGTCGCGAGATCGATGAAGGTCGCTTCGTCGACCTGATCGAGATCGACGCCGCGAGCCGGACCAAGGTCGAGGACACCCGCGAACTGCTCGACAATGTGCAATACGCCCCGAGCCGTGGGCGCTTCAAGGTCTACCTGATCGACGAAGTGCACATGCTCTCCAGCCATTCCTTCAATGCGCTGTTGAAAACCCTCGAAGAGCCGCCGCCCTACGTCAAGTTCATCCTGGCGACCACCGATCCGCAGAAACTCCCGGCAACGATTCTTTCGCGTTGCTTGCAGTTCTCCCTGAAGAACATGACGCCTGAGCGAGTGGTCGAGCATTTGACCCACGTGCTGGGTGTCGAGCAAGTGCCGTTCGAAGACGATGCGCTGTGGTTGCTGGGTCGTGCCGCTGACGGTTCGATGCGTGACGCCATGAGCCTGACCGACCAGGCCATCGCCTTCGGTGAAGGCAAGGTCATGGCCGCCGACGTACGGGCGATGCTCGGTACGCTCGATCATGGTCAGGTGTTTGATGTCCTGCATTCGCTGATCGAAGGCGACGCCAAAGCGTTGCTCGAAGCCGTTCGTCATCTGGCCGAGCAAGGCCCGGACTGGAACGGCGTGCTCTCGGAAATTCTCAACGTGCTGCACCGGGTCGCCATCGCCCAGGCCTTGCCTGAAGGCGTCGACAACGGCCACGGCGACCGTGACCGGGTGCTCGCACTGGCTCAGGCATTGCCGGCCGAAGACGTACAGTTTTATTACCAGATGGGCTTGATCGGGCGCCGCGACTTGCCGCTGGCACCCGACCCGCGTGGCGGCTTCGAAATGGTCCTGCTGCGCATGCTGGCGTTCAGACCCGCAGACACGGCGGACGCTCCGAGGCAACCGCTAAAGCCAGTGGGGATCAGCCAGGCCACAGTTGATTCCGCAAACTCAGTGGCTGTCGCGCCTAACGTTGCGCCGGTAGTCCCAGCGGCAGTTGCACCGGTTGTGACGGCGCCAGTGGCGGCCGTTGTTGAGCCTGCGCCAGCGCCGGAACCCGAACCTGTTACGCCAGTGATCGTGCCCGAGCCTGTCGTTGAAACGGTCGTCGTCGAAGAAGTCGTCGACCTGCCGTGGAATGACCCGGTAGAGCCCGAAGTCATCCAGCAGCCGGCCGTCGAGCCCGTGCTGGAAACCGCCAGCGAGCAACCCGATTTGCCGCCGATGCCAATGCCTACGCCTGACAGCGTGGTGCCGGATGCGCCGGAATGGGCCGCCGCGCCCATCCCGGAACCGTCCGTGGCCGACGTCGATGCTGCCACGCCGGGTATCGACCTGGATGACGAGCCGCCGCTGGACGAGGACTACATCGAGCCGGACATCGACTCGGCCTACAGCTATCTCGATGAACTGGCCAGCGAACACACCGCCGAGCCGACGCCAGAACCCGAGCCTGAACCGGCTGCAATGCCGGCCACCGGTTTGGCGCTGCAATGGCTGGAACTGTTCCCGAAACTGCCGATCTCCGGCATGACCGGCAGCATCGCCGCCAACTGCACGTTGATCGCCGTCGATGGCGACAACTGGCTGTTGCACCTGGACCCGGCCCACAGCGCCTTGTTCAACGCGACTCAACAACGTCGCTTGAACGATGCCTTGAACCAGTTTCACGGCCGCACGCTGACGCTGACCATGGAACTGATCAAGCCTGAGCAGGAAACCCCGGCCCAGGCTGCGTCCCGGCGCCGAGTGAACCGTCAGCGCGAGGCGGAGGAATCGATCCACGGTGATCCGTTCATCCAGCAAATGATGCAGCAGTTCGGTGCGGTGGTCCGTAACGATACTATTGAACCTGTCGACGCCCTGGTCAGTCAGGGCAAATAA
- the recR gene encoding recombination mediator RecR, translated as MSFSPLIRQLIDALRTLPGVGQKTAQRMALQLLERDRSGGSRLALALSQAMEGVGHCRLCRTLTEDDLCPQCADTRRDDTLLCVVEGPMDVYAVEQTGFRGRYFVLKGHLSPLDGLGPEAIGIPQLLARIEEAGTFAEVILATNPTVEGEATAHYIAQLLSNKGLIASRIAHGVPLGGELELVDGGTLAHSFAGRKPIAL; from the coding sequence ATGAGCTTCAGCCCTCTGATTCGCCAACTGATCGATGCCCTGCGAACGTTGCCGGGCGTGGGTCAGAAAACCGCCCAACGCATGGCGTTGCAACTGCTTGAGCGCGATCGCAGTGGTGGCTCGCGGCTGGCGCTGGCCCTGAGCCAGGCCATGGAAGGGGTCGGTCACTGCCGCTTGTGCCGCACGCTGACCGAAGACGACCTCTGCCCGCAATGCGCCGACACCCGACGCGACGATACCTTGCTGTGCGTGGTGGAAGGGCCGATGGACGTCTATGCGGTTGAGCAGACCGGGTTCCGCGGTCGCTACTTCGTGCTCAAGGGCCATCTGTCGCCGCTCGACGGGCTCGGGCCAGAGGCCATCGGTATTCCGCAATTGCTGGCGCGGATTGAAGAGGCGGGCACCTTTGCCGAGGTCATCCTGGCCACCAACCCGACGGTGGAAGGTGAGGCTACAGCGCATTACATCGCCCAGTTGCTCAGCAACAAAGGCTTGATCGCCTCGCGAATCGCCCATGGCGTGCCGTTGGGTGGCGAGCTGGAATTGGTGGATGGCGGGACATTGGCGCATTCGTTTGCCGGGCGTAAGCCGATTGCCTTGTGA
- a CDS encoding helix-turn-helix domain-containing protein, which produces MQISSLGPAIRRYRKVAGLTQAELGEKTGFDPKTISRFETGTYTPSVEALFLLADVLGIKLKAFFADLGDEDEQRAYLFSVIHKATSKDLGKLIAAVDQALSKP; this is translated from the coding sequence ATGCAAATTTCAAGTTTGGGTCCGGCCATCCGACGCTATCGCAAGGTCGCGGGGCTTACTCAGGCTGAACTCGGCGAAAAAACCGGTTTTGACCCCAAAACCATCAGCCGCTTCGAAACCGGTACCTATACCCCCAGCGTGGAAGCATTGTTTCTGCTTGCCGATGTGCTGGGCATAAAGCTGAAAGCGTTTTTCGCAGATTTGGGCGATGAAGACGAACAGCGGGCGTACCTGTTCAGCGTCATACACAAAGCCACCTCAAAGGATCTGGGAAAGCTGATTGCTGCGGTTGACCAGGCCTTGTCCAAGCCTTAG
- a CDS encoding substrate-binding periplasmic protein, whose amino-acid sequence MRLALGALLFFCLNVATADTPVRFVMADSWAMPMVQLEQGRPTQGILYDILLSLATQVGVPAEFHVLPRARVQNAMEHGEVDVRCYAAQSWLPNQSGDYIWSIPLFLQRDLLVSRKGPPTSVLPADLQHEAIGTVLGYIYPTLQPLFDAGQLQREDARNQEQVLDKLLAGRYRYAVSNQWTLDWFNQRLLPDQQLQAVAVLQEQNVGCYVRNDPNVPVQRILRTLLRMKMSGEIDDIIGLYIGAEPTTP is encoded by the coding sequence ATGCGGTTGGCCTTGGGGGCTTTGTTATTCTTCTGCCTGAACGTCGCCACCGCCGACACGCCGGTGCGCTTTGTCATGGCCGACAGTTGGGCCATGCCGATGGTGCAACTGGAGCAGGGCCGACCGACCCAGGGCATCCTTTACGACATTCTGCTCAGCCTCGCGACCCAGGTCGGCGTGCCGGCCGAGTTTCATGTGTTGCCTCGGGCGCGGGTGCAAAACGCCATGGAACACGGCGAAGTCGATGTGCGCTGCTATGCCGCACAATCGTGGCTGCCGAATCAGTCCGGGGACTACATCTGGAGCATTCCGCTGTTTCTGCAGCGCGACCTGCTGGTCAGCCGAAAAGGCCCACCCACGTCAGTGCTTCCCGCAGATTTGCAGCACGAGGCTATCGGCACCGTGCTTGGCTACATCTATCCCACACTGCAACCGCTGTTCGATGCAGGTCAGTTGCAACGCGAAGACGCGCGCAATCAGGAACAAGTGCTGGATAAGCTGCTGGCCGGGCGCTATCGCTACGCCGTCAGCAATCAATGGACCCTGGACTGGTTCAACCAGCGCCTGCTACCCGACCAGCAATTGCAAGCCGTGGCGGTGTTGCAGGAGCAGAATGTCGGCTGCTACGTGCGCAACGACCCGAACGTGCCGGTGCAGCGCATTTTGCGCACGTTGTTGCGGATGAAAATGTCGGGGGAGATTGACGACATAATCGGGCTTTATATTGGGGCGGAGCCGACGACACCCTAA